The Amycolatopsis sp. DG1A-15b genome contains the following window.
GCGAGACGCCGTGGGCGGAGAACACCACGAGCGCGCCCTCGGGCACCTCGGACGTCTCGTCGACGAAGATCGCGCCGCGCTCGCGCAGCGTGTCGACCACGTGCCGGTTGTGCACGATCTCCTTGCGGACGTACACCGGGGCACCGTAGACCTCGAGGGCCTTCTCGACGGCGATCACCGCGCGGTCGACGCCGGCGCAGTAACCACGGGGTTTGGCGAGCAGCACCCGCTTGCCGGAAGCGGTTCCGGTGATCGTCGGGGTACCCGCGGGCTCGATTCCGGGACTCGCTGCACTCATGCCCCCCAGGGTACGGGCAGCCCCGAGACGGACTCGAAGTCCCTTTCGGGTGAGCTTCGTCCCCCTGCCGGGTTGTGCCACGGGTCACGCACTGCGCCCTTCCGGTTGGGCAGGAGGGCCGCTCATGCGGCAGGCTGGACCCATGAAGCCATTCCCGCTCCCCCTCCGGGTCGCCGCGGGCCTCGCCGTCTCCACCGCCGAGCGGGTTCGCGAACTTCCCCGGCAGCTGGCCGGGCTCCCGGTGACCGTGGTCAGCCAGGCGCTGCAGGCCTCCATGCGAGTGCAGCAGCACGTCACCGAGCTGGCGATCAAGGGCGACAGCGCCCTGTCGAGCCTGCGCCCGGTCGAAGACACGCCGAGCTGGGCGACGTTCGACGAGGACGCCGAGCTGGGTGACGTCCCGCCCGCGCGGCCGGACGCCGCCCGGGTCGCCGAAGTGCCCGAACCGCGTTCGGAGATCAACGGCCGCGTGCCGTCGGCGGCCGAGCTCGAAGCGGAGCTCGGCGATCCGTGGGCCGCCGAGGAACGCGCGCTCGCCGAGGACCACGCCGACGGCGAGCACGACAGCGAAGCCGGCGAAGAGCAACCGCCGAAGAAGCCCAAGCCCGGGACGCCCAAGGTCGACAAGAAGACCAAGAGCGAAACGCCGCGGACCAGCGCCGCGGGGTACGAGGGGCCGGCCGGGCTGACCGGCTACGACCAGCTCACCCTCCCGCAGCTGCGGGCGCGGCTGCGCCAGCTCTCGATCGATCAGCTCGAGACCATCCTCGAGTACGAGCGCACCCACGCCGACCGCTCGTCGTTCACCGGCATGCTGTCCCGCCGGATCGCCAACGCCCGCAAGGCGGAGCGGGCCAAGGAAGACGAAGACGGCGGCGACGGCGCGGAAGGCCGGTGAGCACCGAGTCCGCACCGGCTCCGACGAGCACCGCGGAATCGCCGTGGCCGGTCCGGACCGTCGCGCGCAAGATCGGCGACTGGATCCACCGGCTCGGCACCGTCTGGGTCGAGGGCCAGGTCACCCAGGTCAGTTCCCGGCCCAACACGCAGACCGCGTTCTTGACCCTGCGCGACCCTTCGGCGGACGTCTCGATGTCCGTCACCTGCCCGAACTGGCTGATCCGCGAGATGGAGCCGCCGCTGCGGGAGGGCGCGAGCGTCGTCGTGCACGCGAAGCCGTCGTACTTCTTCGGCCGCGGCACGATCAGCCTGCGTGCCGACCAGATCCGCGCGGTCGGCATCGGGGAGCTGCTGGCCCGGATCGAACGCCTGAAGAAGCTGCTGACCGCCGAAGGCCTCTTCTCGGCCCAACGCAAGCGGCCGATCCCGTTCCTGCCGAAGGGCGTCGGGCTGATCACCGGCCGCGCGTCGGCGGCCGAGCGGGACGTCCTGGCCAACGCGCAGGGGCGGTGGCCGCACGTCCGGATCAAGGTGCTCAACACGGCCGTGCAGGGCTCGCAGGCGGTGCCGCAGGTCATGCGCGCGCTGCGGATCTTCGACGCGGACCCCGACATCGACGTCATCGTCATCGCCCGCGGCGGCGGCAGCGTCGAGGACCTGCTGCCGTTCTCCGACGAAGCGCTCTGCCGCGCGGTGTCGGCCACGGGCACGCCGGTGGTCAGTGCCATCGGGCACGAACCGGACACCCCGCTGCTCGACTACGTCGCCGACCTGCGCTGTTCGACGCCGACCGACGCCGGCAAACGGGTCGTCCCGGACCTGAGCGAGGAGACCGAACGCGTCCGGCAGATGCGTGACCGCGGCCGCCGGGCGCTGCACGGCTGGGTCGACACGCAGGCGCGGCTGCTCACCCAGATCCGCAGCCGCCCGGCGCTGGCCGACCCGCTGGGCCCGGTCCAGCGGCGGCAGGACGACGTCGACGTCCACCGCGAACGCGCCCGCCGCGCCATGCTGAGCCTGCTCGCCAAGGACCAGGCCGAGGTCGCGAACGCGCGGGCCCGGCTCACCGCGCTCGGGCCGGCGGCGACGCTGGCCCGCGGGTACGCGGTCGTGCAGTTCATCGACGCCGAAGGCAACCTCCAGGTACTCCGCTCCGTCTCCGAAGTCGAGGCCGGTGCCCAGCTGCGCGTGCGGGTGGGTGACGGCGCGATCAAGGCGGTGGCGGAAGGAGAGCCGGGGTGAAGGTGACGTTCCTCCCGCTCACCGTGGACGCGGCCAGGAAACTCGGCGCGCGGCCGCTGCTGGACCAGGCGGTGCGCACCGACCGGGCCGCGGCCGAGTGCTGGACGGCCCTGCTCGCCGGCTGCGGCACCGCCGCCCGCCGCGACCTGGGGCCGCAGCTGCGGCGGCTGTCCGAGGCGACGTCGATGCAGGTCGGCTCGCGCTGGTGGTTCGCCGAGGGTGCCGGGCACCGGAAGCGGGTCGCCGGGGCGCAGGAGAACCTCGAAGAGGCGATCGCGGAGGGTGACGGGCAGGAGTTCGCGCTGGCGTTCGTCGGGTACGACCACGCCATGGCCAGCGCGGTAGTGTGCGCGAACAGCGCCCACCCGTCAGCCCGGAAGGTCGGAGAACACCGAGCGTGAGTGAAGCAGCCAGCGAGGAACTCGGGTACGAGCAGGCGCGCGACCGCCTCGTCGAGGTCGTCCGCGAGCTCGAGGCCGGCGGTCTGTCCCTCGAGCAGTCGCTCGCGTTGTGGGAGAAGGGCGAGAAGCTCGCGAAGGTCTGTGAGCGCCATCTCGAAGGCGCCCGCGAACGCATCGAGGCTGCTCTGGCGTCCGTGGAGGACGACTCCGAGCAGTGAGCTAGGCCATGCCGACGGTATCTGGAATCACGGCGGGTATCTGACAGACTGACTACCCGCCAGTTCCACAATCCGGGAGGCACAGATGCCCGCCGCAGACAGTCGTCGTGAAGCGCCCGACCGCAACCTCGCGATGGAGCTGGTCCGGGTCACCGAAGCCGCCGCGATGGCCGCCGGCCGCTGGGTCGGCCGCGGCGACAAGATCGGCGGCGACGGCGCGGCTGTCGACGCGATGCGCCAGCTCGTCTCGACGGTGTCGATGCGCGGGGTCGTGGTGATCGGCGAGGGCGAGAAGGACGAAGCGCCCATGCTGTTCAACGGCGAAGAGGTCGGCAACGGCGACGGGCCGGACTGCGACGTCGCGGTCGACCCGGTCGACGGCACCACGCTGATGGCCAAGGGCATGCCGAACGCCCTCGCCGTGCTGGCGGTCGCCGAGCGCGGCGCGATGTTCGACCCGTCCGCGGTGTTCTACATGGAGAAGCTGGCCGTCGGGCCGGACGCGGCGGGCAAGGTGGAGCTCGGCGCCCCGATCGCGGAGAACATCCGCCGCGTCGCCAAGGCGAAGCACAGCAGCATCGGCGACGTCACCGTGTGCGTCCTCGACCGCCCGCGCCACGAACAGATCATCAAGGAGATCCGCGACGCCGGCGCGCGGATCCGCTTCATCTCCGACGGCGACGTCGCGGGGGCGATCGCCGCGGCCCGCCCGACCACCGGCGTCGACATGCTGATCGGCATCGGCGGCACCCCCGAGGGCATCATCGCGGCCTGCGCGATGAAGTGCCTCGGCGGCGAGCTGCAGGGCCGGCTGTGGCCGAAGGACGACGCCGAGCGCGAGAAGGCTCTCGCCGCCGGGCACGACCTCGACCGCGTGCTGCTGAACGACGACCTCGTGCGCGGCGACAACGTCTTCTTCTGCGCCACCGGCGTCACCGACGGCGACCTGCTGCGCGGCGTCCACTACCGCGAGGGCGGCGCGACGACCCAGTCCATCGTGATGCGGTCCAAGTCGGGGACCGTCAGAATGATCGACGGCTACCACCGGCTGAACAAGCTGCGGGCGTACTCCTCGGTCAACTTCGACGGCCACCTGGACGCGCCCGACGACGACGTCGTGCCCCCGCTGCCCTAAGGAGATCCGTGACCAGGCGACTGCCGGCCCTGCTGGTCCTGATCCTCGCCGTCCTGGTCCCCGGCACGGCCGCGGCCGCCCCGGCGATCGTCGGGGGTGTCGCCGCGGACCAGCCGTACCCGTTCGCGGTGTCGCTGCACACCTCGTCGGGCAAGTTGTTCTGCGGGGGCGCGCTGATCGCGCCGACCTGGGTGGTCACGGCCGCGCACTGCGCGTACGGCAAGGCCCCGGCCGACATCTCGCCGCGGACGGGCACGAACGACGTGGGGCAGGGCGGCGAGGTCGCCCAGGTCGCCGGGATCGTCGTGAACCCGGCGTTCAACACCCAGAGCCCGGCGGGCGACATCGCGCTGCTGCGGCTGACGGCGCCGGTCACGACCGCGCCGATCGGGCTCGCGACGGCCGCGTCGCCGGGCACCGCGACCCGGATCGTCGGCTGGGGCCAGACCTGCCCGAAGCTGAACTGCGGCGGGCTCCCGGCGACGTTGCAGCAGCTCGACACGAAGATCGTCGAAGGCACGAAGTGCACGTCGGGGTTCGACGGCACGGCCGAGCTGTGCACCGACAACCCGGGCGGCAAATCCGGGGCGTGCTTCGGCGACTCCGGTGGCCCGGAGATCGTGCGCGACGGCGCCGGCTGGCTGCTCGTCGGCGTCACCAGCCGGCCGGGCAACAACGACCCGGAATGCGCGACGGCGCCGTCGATCTACACCTCCGTCGTCGCCTACGCGCCCTGGATCGCCGAGAAGACGAAGGCCTGACCTACTCGGCGTTGCTCGAGTGGCCCGGGAACAGGTGGGCGTCCGGGTCGAGCGCGACGGCGATGTTGTTGACGGCCGTCGCGGCCTCGCCGAAGCCGGTCGCGATCAGCTTCACCTTCCCCGGGTACGCGGCGACATCGCCGGCGGCGTAGACGCGTTCACGCGCGGTCGCCATCGTCGAGTCCACAGCGATCGCGCGGTGGTGGATCTCCAGGCCCCAGCTCTCGATCGGGCCGAGGTCGGCGGTGAACCCGAGCGCCGCGACGACGGCGTTGGCCGGGAGCCGCTCGTCGCCGCTGCCCTTGATCGAGACGTCGACGGCTTCGAGCGAGCCGTCGGGTGCTTCGACGAACCGCGTGACTTCGGCGTCGGTGATGATCCGGGTGCCGAGCTCGCGTGCCTGCCGGACGATCGACTCGGCGGCACGGAACTTGGCGCGGCGGTGCACCAGCGTCACGCTCGCCGCGACCGGGTGCAGCGCGAGGATCCAGTCGAACGCCGAGTCGCCGCCGCCGACGACCACGACGTGCTGGCCCGCGTGCACCTGCAGCGAGGGGACGAAGTGCACCATGCCGCGGCCGAGCCAGCCGTCGCCGGCCGGCAGCGGGCGCGGGGTGAACTCGCCGATGCCCGCGGTGATCAGCACGGCGCGGGCACGCAGCGTCTCGCCGCCGTCGAGGGTCAGCTCGACGCCGTCCCCGGCCGGCTCCAGCTTTTCGGCCTTGCGCCCCAGCAGGTACTTCGGCTTGAACGGCGCGGCCTGCTTCACCAGGCCCTCGACGAGATCGCGGCCGCGGACCTCGGCGAACCCGCCGACGTCGTAGATCATCTTCTCCGGGTACATCGCGGTCACCTGGCCGCCGGGCTCGGGCAGCGAATCGACCACCGCCATCGAGAGGCCGCGGAACCCGGCGTAGTACGCGGCGAACAGGCCCGTCGGGCCCGCACCGATGATCACGAGGTCGTACGGACCCCCGGCAACGTCAGTCATGCTCGCTCCAGCCAGTGGTGGATGGCGGTGATCGAGAACACACCCGATCCTAGCGTCGCGCGCCGCCGAGGGTGGGCGACGCCACCACGCGGCCACGCGCGAAGAGGGCCAGAATCGGTGTCATGGCTGATCAGGAATACCGGATCGAACACGACACCATGGGCGAGGTCCGCGTGCCGGCCGACGCGCTCTACCGCGCGCAGACCCAGCGGGCCGTGGAGAACTTCCCCATCTCCGGCCGGGGCCTGGAGCGCGCCCAGATCCGCGCGCTCGGCCTGCTCAAGGCCGCCGCCGCGCGCGTGAACCTCGAGCTGGGCGTGCTCGACGCCGACGTCGCGGACGCCATCGCGGCCGCCGCTGACGAGGTCGCCGCCGGCGCCCACGACGCGCACTTCCCGATCGACGTCTTCCAGACCGGGTCCGGGACGTCGTCGAACATGAACGCCAACGAGGTCATCGCGACGCTCGCCTCCCGCGCCCTCGGCCGGGACGTCCACCCGAACGACCACGTCAACGCGTCGCAGTCGTCGAACGACACCTTCCCGACGACCATCCACGTCGCCGCGACCGAGGCCGTCGTGAAGGACGTCATCCCGGCGCTCGAGCACCTGGCCGGCACCATCGAGGTGCGCGCCGCGGAGTGGGCCGACGTCGTGAAATCCGGCCGCACGCACCTGATGGACGCGGTGCCGATCACGCTGGGCCAGGAGGCCGGGGCCTGGGCGTCCCAGGTCCGCTTCGGCGTCGAACGGCTCAAGTCGGGCCTGCCGCGGCTGGGCGAGCTGCCGATCGGCGGCACGGCCGTCGGGTCGGGCCTGAACGCGCCGGACGGCTTCGGTTCCAGCGTCGCCGCGGAACTCGCCTCGGTGACCGGCCTGCCGCTGACCGAGGCACGCGACCACTTCGAGGCGCAGGCGACGCAGGACAGCGTCGTCGAGACGTCCGGGCACCTGCGCACGGTCGCCGTGTCGCTCAACAAGATCGCCAACGACCTGCGCTGGCTGGGTTCCGGGCCGCGCACCGGCCTGGCCGAGCTGGCGCTGCCGGACCTGCAGCCGGGCTCGTCGATCATGCCGGGCAAGGTGAACCCGGTGATCCCGGAGGCGACGCTGCAGGTGGTCGCGCAGGTGATCGGCAACGACGCGGCCGTCGCTTTCGCGGGCGCGGCGGGCAATTTCCAGCTGAACGTCAACCTGCCGGTGATCGCCCGGAACGTCCTCGAATCGGCGCGGTTGATCGCGGCCGTTTCGCGGCTGCTGGCGGACAAGGTGTTCGCGGGCATCACGGTGAACGCCGAACGCACGCGCACCTACGCCGAAGGTTCGCCGTCGATCGTGACGCCGCTGAACAAGTACATCGGCTACGAAGAAGCGGCCGCGGTCGCGAAGCAGGCTTTGAAGGAGCTGAAGACGATCCGCGAAGTCGTCATCGAGCGCGGGTACGTGCGGGACGGCAAGCTCACCGAGGAGCAGCTCGACGAGGCACTCGACGTGCTGCGCATGGCGCGTGGCGGGAAGTGAAGCGCGAAGCATGAGTGACGCAGCCGAGCTGGGCGCCTTCTTGAAGGCGCGCCGCGCCGCTCTGGACCCCGCCGACCTCGGGCTGCCGCCCGGGGTCACCCACCGGCGGGTCAAGGGGCTGCGCCGCGAGGAACTGGCGCAGCTGGCCGGGATCAGCGTCGACTACTACACGCGGCTGGAGCAGGGCCGCGCGAAGAACGTCTCCGACGCGATCCTCGGCGCACTGGCCGGCGCGCTGCGCCTCGACGCCGGCGAGGAGTCCTACCTGCGCAACCTCGCCGCGCCGAAGCGCCGGGAAAAGAGCGCGCCACAGCGGGTCCGGCCCGAGCTGCAGCAGCTGCTGGACGCCGTCCAGGCACCCGCGTTCGTCTTCGGGCGGTACCTGGAAGTGCTGGCCTGGAACGCCCTCGGCGGCGCGGTCTCGTTCGACTTCGGCCGGCTCGAAGAGCGCAGCATGCCGAAGCTCGTCTTCACCGACGAACGCGCGAAGCAGCTGCACCCGGAGTGGGACGCGGTGTGCCGCGAACTCGTCGCGAACCTCCGTGCGGAGAGCGGCAGGCACCCCGGGGACCCGGAGTTCGCCCAGCTGGTCGACGAGCTTTCGCGGGCGAGTGCGCAGTTCCGGACGCTGTGGGCCGAACACGCGGTCCAGGAGAAGGCCCGGGGGTGGAAGCTGATCATGAACCCGGTGGTCGGCGAGCTGCGGCTGCGGTACGAGACGCTGCGCCTGCCGGACGACCCGGACCAGGGCCTGGTGATCTACCACGCCGAGCCCGGTTCGGAGAGCGAGCGCGCGCTCGGCCTGCTGGCCAGCTGGATCGCCGAGGCCCCGCTGACCAGGGCAAACGTCCGCCCGGCGTGAAACTGTCGGTGGTCCGGGTCATGATGTCCGGGTGTTGCTGAGCGAGTTGGTCCGCGCGTCCGCCGAACTGGCGGCGACCCGGTCCAGGAAGGCGAAGATCGCCCTCCTGGCCGCGGTGCTGCGCGCGGCGGAGATGGCCGAGCTGCCCACGGTGATCGCGTACCTGACCGGGCAGACGGCGCAGGACAGGCTGGGTGCGGGCTGGCGCACCCTGGCCGGCCTGGGCGCCGGCGCCGCGGCCGAGCCGGTGGCCTCGGTGCTGGAGGTGGACGCGGCGCTGACCGCGGCCGCGGGCGTGGCGGCCGGGACCGGGTCGAACACGCGGCGGCAGGAAGTGCTGCGGGCGTTGTTCGAGCGGCTGACGAAGGACGAGCAGCAGTTCCTGTTCCGGCTGGTCACCGGGGAACTGCGGCAGGGCGCGCTGGAGGGCGTGATGGTCGACGCCATCGCGGCCGCGTCGGAGGTGCCTGCCGAGGACGTGCGGCGGGCCTTCATGCTGTCCGGGAAGCTCGGCGTCACCGGGGTCGCGGCGATGACCGGCGGGCCGGCCGCGCTGGCGGAGTTCCGGCTCACGCTCGGCACGCCGATCAAGCCGATGCTGGCGTCACCGGCGGAGTCGCTGGACGAAGCCGTCGCCGAGCACGCCGAGGCGATCGTCGAGTACAAAATGGACGGTGCGCGGATCCAGGTGCACCGCCAGGGCGACGAGGTGCACGTCTGGACGCGGACGCTGCGCGAGATCACCGGCAGCGTGCAGGAACTGGTGGACCTCGTGCGGGCGTTGCCTTGCGAGTCGGTCGTGCTCGACGGCGAAACCCTGGCCCTGACCGACGCCGGGCGGCCGCGGCCGTTCCAGGACACGATGAGCCGGTTCGGCAGCACCCGCGAGGAACAGGTCAAGGCGCTGCTGCTGCGGCCGTACTTCTTCGACTGCCTGCACCTCGACGGCGTCGACCTGCTGGACGCGCCGCTGTCGGAGCGCAACGCGGCGCTGCGCAAGGTCGCCGGGGCGCACGTCATCCCCGGCGAGGTGGGCACCGCGGGCGCAGCCGCCGTGCTGGAGGCGGCGATGGAAGCGGGCCACGAAGGGGTGATGGTCAAGGACCTGGCCGCGCCGTACGCGGCCGGGCGGCGGGGGCGGGCGTGGCTGAAGGTCAAGCCGGTGCACACGATCGACCTGGTGGTGCTGGCGGCGGAGTGGGGTCACGGCCGGCGCACCGGCACGCTGTCGAACCTGCACCTGGGCGCCCGCGACCCGGACGGCGGCCCGCCGATCATGGTGGGCAAGACGTTCAAGGGCATGACCGACGAGCTGCTGGCGTGGCAGACCAGGACGTTCCAGGAGATCGAGACCCACCGCGACGACTGGACGGTGTACGTCCGGCCGGAGGTCGTGGTGGAGATCGAGCTGGACAGCGCGCAGGTGAGCACGCGTTACCCGGGCGGTCTGGCGCTGCGGTTCGCCCGGGTGGTCCGCTACCGCCCGGACAAGGACCCGGCCGAAGCGGACACGATCGACACGGTCCGCGGCCTGCTGCACGGCGACCGCTCGGAAGGGAGCTGACGCAAGGACCGACGAAAGTCGCTGGTGCCCGCTGTTCCCGCGGACCAAAGTGGAGGGTGCCGGCGCGGCCTGCGGAAGCGTTCGGCGATTCGACGCGCTTCCGGTGCGGGTTGACGGGAATTTTCCCGCCACGACCGGCGGCGAAGATCCCTAGAGTGCGCTCCTTCACAGAGATCCCGCTCACTTCCCGAGCGGTCATGGAGGAGCAACCAGTGGTCAGCAAGGAACAGATGAAGGCGGCCATCCACGCCGCCTTCGACGGAGCCGTCGCCGACGGGGCGAGCTACACCAAGGTGTACGCCGCGGAGATCAGGCAGAAGAACTACCTGGTCTTCCGGACCACCTCGGTCGCCAACTTCGCCCTGGGCTTCAGACCGGGGCAGACCGATCTCGTCCTCGTCCCGCTCGAGGAGAAGAACGGCACCGTCACGGCGGGCACGCCGCTGACGATCAACGACGCCAACCGGGCCTCGGTCAAGAAGCGCGACCTGCAGGGCCGGTTCGTCATCAAGACGACCGAGGGCCGGACGTTCCGGCTCAGCATCCTCCCGTCCGTGACGAAGCTCCTGGCCGTCGCCTACCAGCTGCCGGTCGAGCAGAAGGCGGAGTACGAGGCCTTCGTCGCGCTCCGGGACTCGCTTCTCACGGCGTGACGACCAGGCGCCCCGGTGCGGACCGCGCCGGGGCGTGACCGGTCCGGCCGCACTGGGTCCACAATGGAGCTAAGCTCCGGCGATGCGCAGCGAGAAGCTCACCCGCGCCTGGTTCGCGGTCACCGCGGTGGTCGCTCTGGCCGGCCTCGTCACCCAGGTCGTCACGACCGCGAGCGCCCCGGACGGGCGGGTGGCGAACCTGCTCTGCTTCTTCACGATCGATTCGAACCTGCTGGTCGTGCTCGCCTCGGCCCTGGTCGCGCTGGGCCGGGCCCGCGGGCGGCTGTTCACCGTCCTCTGGCTGGACGCGCTGGCCGGCATCATCGTGACCGGCATCGTCTACCAGGTCGCCTTGGCCGGCCTGCACGACCTGCACGGCCTCGCGTTCTTCGCCGACACGATGCTGCACAAGGTGACGCCGTTCCTGTTCGTGCTCGGCTGGCTCCTGGCCGGCCCGCGCGGGGCCCTGACGTGGCGCACGGTCTGGTGGTCGCTGCTCTACCCGCTGGCCTGGCTCGCCTTCACGCTCCCGCGCGGCGCGGTCACCGGCTTCTACCCGTACCCGTTCGTCGACGCGGGCGCCCTCGGCTACGGCCAGGTCGCGCTGAACTGCGTCTTCATCGGCCTCTTCTTCACCGCGCTCGCGGCGGCCGCGCTCCTCTACGACCGCCGGTTCACGCGGCTCGAACC
Protein-coding sequences here:
- a CDS encoding lipid droplet-associated protein, whose product is MKPFPLPLRVAAGLAVSTAERVRELPRQLAGLPVTVVSQALQASMRVQQHVTELAIKGDSALSSLRPVEDTPSWATFDEDAELGDVPPARPDAARVAEVPEPRSEINGRVPSAAELEAELGDPWAAEERALAEDHADGEHDSEAGEEQPPKKPKPGTPKVDKKTKSETPRTSAAGYEGPAGLTGYDQLTLPQLRARLRQLSIDQLETILEYERTHADRSSFTGMLSRRIANARKAERAKEDEDGGDGAEGR
- the xseA gene encoding exodeoxyribonuclease VII large subunit: MSTESAPAPTSTAESPWPVRTVARKIGDWIHRLGTVWVEGQVTQVSSRPNTQTAFLTLRDPSADVSMSVTCPNWLIREMEPPLREGASVVVHAKPSYFFGRGTISLRADQIRAVGIGELLARIERLKKLLTAEGLFSAQRKRPIPFLPKGVGLITGRASAAERDVLANAQGRWPHVRIKVLNTAVQGSQAVPQVMRALRIFDADPDIDVIVIARGGGSVEDLLPFSDEALCRAVSATGTPVVSAIGHEPDTPLLDYVADLRCSTPTDAGKRVVPDLSEETERVRQMRDRGRRALHGWVDTQARLLTQIRSRPALADPLGPVQRRQDDVDVHRERARRAMLSLLAKDQAEVANARARLTALGPAATLARGYAVVQFIDAEGNLQVLRSVSEVEAGAQLRVRVGDGAIKAVAEGEPG
- a CDS encoding exodeoxyribonuclease VII small subunit, with the protein product MSEAASEELGYEQARDRLVEVVRELEAGGLSLEQSLALWEKGEKLAKVCERHLEGARERIEAALASVEDDSEQ
- the glpX gene encoding class II fructose-bisphosphatase codes for the protein MPAADSRREAPDRNLAMELVRVTEAAAMAAGRWVGRGDKIGGDGAAVDAMRQLVSTVSMRGVVVIGEGEKDEAPMLFNGEEVGNGDGPDCDVAVDPVDGTTLMAKGMPNALAVLAVAERGAMFDPSAVFYMEKLAVGPDAAGKVELGAPIAENIRRVAKAKHSSIGDVTVCVLDRPRHEQIIKEIRDAGARIRFISDGDVAGAIAAARPTTGVDMLIGIGGTPEGIIAACAMKCLGGELQGRLWPKDDAEREKALAAGHDLDRVLLNDDLVRGDNVFFCATGVTDGDLLRGVHYREGGATTQSIVMRSKSGTVRMIDGYHRLNKLRAYSSVNFDGHLDAPDDDVVPPLP
- a CDS encoding serine protease; this encodes MTRRLPALLVLILAVLVPGTAAAAPAIVGGVAADQPYPFAVSLHTSSGKLFCGGALIAPTWVVTAAHCAYGKAPADISPRTGTNDVGQGGEVAQVAGIVVNPAFNTQSPAGDIALLRLTAPVTTAPIGLATAASPGTATRIVGWGQTCPKLNCGGLPATLQQLDTKIVEGTKCTSGFDGTAELCTDNPGGKSGACFGDSGGPEIVRDGAGWLLVGVTSRPGNNDPECATAPSIYTSVVAYAPWIAEKTKA
- a CDS encoding NAD(P)/FAD-dependent oxidoreductase yields the protein MTDVAGGPYDLVIIGAGPTGLFAAYYAGFRGLSMAVVDSLPEPGGQVTAMYPEKMIYDVGGFAEVRGRDLVEGLVKQAAPFKPKYLLGRKAEKLEPAGDGVELTLDGGETLRARAVLITAGIGEFTPRPLPAGDGWLGRGMVHFVPSLQVHAGQHVVVVGGGDSAFDWILALHPVAASVTLVHRRAKFRAAESIVRQARELGTRIITDAEVTRFVEAPDGSLEAVDVSIKGSGDERLPANAVVAALGFTADLGPIESWGLEIHHRAIAVDSTMATARERVYAAGDVAAYPGKVKLIATGFGEAATAVNNIAVALDPDAHLFPGHSSNAE
- a CDS encoding class II fumarate hydratase, whose amino-acid sequence is MADQEYRIEHDTMGEVRVPADALYRAQTQRAVENFPISGRGLERAQIRALGLLKAAAARVNLELGVLDADVADAIAAAADEVAAGAHDAHFPIDVFQTGSGTSSNMNANEVIATLASRALGRDVHPNDHVNASQSSNDTFPTTIHVAATEAVVKDVIPALEHLAGTIEVRAAEWADVVKSGRTHLMDAVPITLGQEAGAWASQVRFGVERLKSGLPRLGELPIGGTAVGSGLNAPDGFGSSVAAELASVTGLPLTEARDHFEAQATQDSVVETSGHLRTVAVSLNKIANDLRWLGSGPRTGLAELALPDLQPGSSIMPGKVNPVIPEATLQVVAQVIGNDAAVAFAGAAGNFQLNVNLPVIARNVLESARLIAAVSRLLADKVFAGITVNAERTRTYAEGSPSIVTPLNKYIGYEEAAAVAKQALKELKTIREVVIERGYVRDGKLTEEQLDEALDVLRMARGGK
- a CDS encoding helix-turn-helix transcriptional regulator, with amino-acid sequence MSDAAELGAFLKARRAALDPADLGLPPGVTHRRVKGLRREELAQLAGISVDYYTRLEQGRAKNVSDAILGALAGALRLDAGEESYLRNLAAPKRREKSAPQRVRPELQQLLDAVQAPAFVFGRYLEVLAWNALGGAVSFDFGRLEERSMPKLVFTDERAKQLHPEWDAVCRELVANLRAESGRHPGDPEFAQLVDELSRASAQFRTLWAEHAVQEKARGWKLIMNPVVGELRLRYETLRLPDDPDQGLVIYHAEPGSESERALGLLASWIAEAPLTRANVRPA
- a CDS encoding ATP-dependent DNA ligase, with protein sequence MLLSELVRASAELAATRSRKAKIALLAAVLRAAEMAELPTVIAYLTGQTAQDRLGAGWRTLAGLGAGAAAEPVASVLEVDAALTAAAGVAAGTGSNTRRQEVLRALFERLTKDEQQFLFRLVTGELRQGALEGVMVDAIAAASEVPAEDVRRAFMLSGKLGVTGVAAMTGGPAALAEFRLTLGTPIKPMLASPAESLDEAVAEHAEAIVEYKMDGARIQVHRQGDEVHVWTRTLREITGSVQELVDLVRALPCESVVLDGETLALTDAGRPRPFQDTMSRFGSTREEQVKALLLRPYFFDCLHLDGVDLLDAPLSERNAALRKVAGAHVIPGEVGTAGAAAVLEAAMEAGHEGVMVKDLAAPYAAGRRGRAWLKVKPVHTIDLVVLAAEWGHGRRTGTLSNLHLGARDPDGGPPIMVGKTFKGMTDELLAWQTRTFQEIETHRDDWTVYVRPEVVVEIELDSAQVSTRYPGGLALRFARVVRYRPDKDPAEADTIDTVRGLLHGDRSEGS
- a CDS encoding Pr6Pr family membrane protein; its protein translation is MRSEKLTRAWFAVTAVVALAGLVTQVVTTASAPDGRVANLLCFFTIDSNLLVVLASALVALGRARGRLFTVLWLDALAGIIVTGIVYQVALAGLHDLHGLAFFADTMLHKVTPFLFVLGWLLAGPRGALTWRTVWWSLLYPLAWLAFTLPRGAVTGFYPYPFVDAGALGYGQVALNCVFIGLFFTALAAAALLYDRRFTRLEPA